A window of Trichoderma atroviride chromosome 3, complete sequence contains these coding sequences:
- a CDS encoding uncharacterized protein (EggNog:ENOG41~TransMembrane:12 (i39-61o73-103i115-138o158-178i190-209o233-257i269-292o318-342i373-393o399-421i441-463o469-490i)) — translation MDTRRRRSSVGSGAQTADQALASLGYKSELPRHLSMMSILGLSFAIMAVPFGLSTTLYITLTNGQSVTILWGWILVSLISVCIAASLAEICAVFPTAGGVYYWSAMLSSREWAPLVSFVDGWLTLVGNWTVTLSINFSGAQLILSAISIFNEDFVANTWQTVLCFWAVMLVCALVNAFGSRYLDLINKVCIYWTAASVIIIMVTLLTMADHRHSGEYVFAHYDASASGWPTGWSFFVGLLQAAYTLTGYGMVAAMCEEVQNPEREVPKAIVLSVVAAGFTGVIYLIPLLFVLPDVQTLLSVANSQPIGLLFKTVTGSAAGGFGLLFLILGILMFAGIGALTAASRCTYAFARDGAIPGYKLWRKVNKSFDVPIWALVLSTAVDCILGCIYFGSSAAFNSFTGVATICLSTSYGVPVLVNLVQRRKAVRHSPYPLGKVMGPIINVICIIWIVFSVVIFCMPVSLPVDPTTMNYASVVFAGFGAIAFIWYFAYARKNFTGPPVRSGGEDDAITTVGVAVGEPGRGSESPQTNMEKDMK, via the exons ATGGATactcgtcgccgccgctccTCTGTTGGCAGCGGCGCCCAGACCGCCGACCAGGCGCTCGCGTCGCTGGGCTACAAGTCCGAGCtgcctcgccatctctccATGATGTCCATCCTGGGCCTCTCcttcgccatcatggccgttCCCTTTGGCCTCAGCACCACGCTGTACATCACCCTCACCAACGGCCAGTCCGTCACCATTCTCTGGGGCTGGATCCTCGTCTCCCTCATCTCCGTCTGCATTGCCGCCTCGCTCGCCGAAATCTGCGCCGTCTTTCCCACTGCAGGCGGCGTCTACTACTGGTCTGCCATGCTGAGCTCCCGCGAGTGGGCGCCTCTGGTCAGCTTTGTGGACGGATGGCTCACTCTTGTCGGCAACTGGACGGTGACGCTGAGTATCAACTTTTCCGGCGCGCAGCTTATCTTGAGCgccatcagcatcttcaacgaAGACTTTGTGGCAAATACGTGGCAGACTGTCTTGTGTTTTTGGGCCGTGATGCTGGTATGCGCTTTAGTCAATGCGTTTGGGTCGCGATACTTGGACCTCATCAACAAGGTCTGCATATACTGGACCGCTGCcagcgtcatcatcatcatggtcACCCTGCTTACCATGGCCGACCACCGACACTCGGGTGAATATGTCTTTGCTCACTATGATGCCTCAGCCAGCGGATGGCCGACGGGCTGGTCCTTTTTTGTCGGACTCCTCCAAG CTGCTTATACTCTCACCGGCTACGGAATGGTTGCCGCCATGTGCGAAGAAGTGCAAAACCCCGAGCGCGAAGTCCCCAAAGCCATTGTCCTCTCCGTCGTTGCCGCCGGCTTTACTGGCGTCATCTACCTCAtccccctcctcttcgtGCTTCCCGATGTCCAAACCCTGCTCAGCGTTGCAAATTCCCAGCCAATTGGTCTACTCTTCAAGACTGTCACCGGATCCGCAGCTGGTGGCTTTGGTCTCTTGTTTCTCATCCTTGGAATATTAATGTTCGCTGGCATTGGCGCCCTCACGGCTGCCTCGCGTTGCACATATGCTTTTGCTCGAGACGGTGCCATTCCCGGATATAAGCTTTGGCGCAAGGTGAATAAGTCTTTTGACGTGCCCATCTGGGCTCTTGTCCTCTCTACGGCAGTCGACTGTATCCTCGGATGCATCTATTTCGGCTCGTCGGCTGCCTTCAACTCCTTCACTGGCGTCGCCACAATCTGTCTCTCCACCTCATATGGTGTCCCCGTCCTGGTCAATCTTGTCCAGCGGCGCAAGGCCGTACGACACTCACCTTACCCTCTTGGCAAAGTCATGGGCCCTATTATCAACgtcatctgcatcatctggatcgtcttctccgtcgtcatcttctgcatGCCTGTGTCGCTGCCGGTAGACCCCACGACGATGAACTACGCTTCGGTGGTGTTTGCCGGATTTGGAGCCATTGCCTTTATTTGGTACTTTGCGTATGCGCGCAAGAACTTTACAGGTCCTCCGGTTAGAAGCGgtggagaagacgatgctATTACGACAGTGGGAGTGGCAGTGGGTGAGCCCGGAAGAGGCTCGGAGTCACCGCAAACGAATATGGAAAAGGATATGAAATAG
- a CDS encoding uncharacterized protein (BUSCO:EOG092D225O): MSKRTADHQDDAPLKGGERPEQMDIDMDKDMGEFEDEFEDEFESEDEIIEAGVDGRPDAEREAEEKEHAMEVDQGTFIVGRSKLEPGQTLAPDLTTYEMLHRLNTPWPCLSFDIVKDSLGDNRKAYPHTMYTVTGTQAESAKAHENELLVVKFSGLSKMERGDEDSDSDDDDEDSDPILESKSIPLNSCTNRIRTHQIPNQDPSLPPTTLTATMTESASVFIHDVTPHLTSFDTPGTVITAQQNKPISTIRAHKSEGYAVDWSPLVPGGKLLTGDNDGLIYMTTRTDGGGWVTDNRPFQGHASSVEEIQWSPSEQSVFASASSDGTVRIWDVRSKSRKPAITVQVSNYDVNVMSWSRHTTNLLASGADDGTWAVWDLRQWKGNDSKPQPVASFNYHKEQICSIEWHPTDDSIIALAAADNTVTLWDLAVELDDEESKDTAGVKDVPPQLLFVHYLKDVREVHWHPQIPGSLIATGEEFSVFRTISV; the protein is encoded by the exons ATGTCGAAGCGCACAGCAGACCACCAGGACGATGCGCCGCTCAAGGGCGGCGAGCGCCCCGAGCAGATGGACATCGATATGGACAAGGACATGGGCGAGTTCGAAGATGAGTTTGAAGACGAATTTGAGAGCGAAGACGAAATCATCGAGGCCGGTGTGGATGGACGGCCAGACGCCGAGAGAGAGGCCGAAGAGAAAGAGC ACGCCATGGAAGTTGACCAGGGAACCTTTATTGTCGGACGAAGCAAGCTCGAGCCTGGCCAGACCCTGGCGCCGGATTTGACCACCTACGAAATGCTGCACCGCCTCAACACGCCCTGGCCGTGCCTGTCCTTTGACATTGTCAAGGATTCCCTCGGCGACAACCGCAAAGCCTACCCCCACACCATGTACACCGTCACGGGAACGCAAGCCGAGTCGGCAAAGGCCCACGAGAACGAGCTGCTGGTCGTCAAGTTCAGCGGCCTCAGCAAGATGGAGCGCGGCGACGAGGATTCTGattccgacgacgacgacgaagattCAGACCCCATCCTGGAGAGCAAGTCGATCCCTCTCAACTCTTGCACCAACCGCATCCGCACGCACCAGATCCCCAACCAGGATCCTTCTCTGCCTCCCACGACGCTCACGGCAACCATGACTGAGTCCGCGAGCGTCTTCATCCACGACGTTACTCCTCACCTCACCTCGTTCGATACGCCCGGCACTGTCATTACGGCCCAGCAGAATAAGCCTATTTCTACCATTAGAGCACACAAGTCTGAGGGTTATGCCGTGGACTGGTCACCGCTCGTCCCCGGTGGAAAGCTCCTGACTGGCGACAACGACGGCCTCATCTACATGACGACGCGCactgatggcggcggctgggTCACCGACAACAGACCATTCCAGGGCCACGCCAGCAGCGTAGAGGAAATCCAGTGGTCTCCCTCCGAGCAGTCCGTCTTCGCATCTGCCTCCAGCGACGGCACCGTTCGCATCTGGGACGTTCGATCCAAGTCGAGGAAACCCGCCATCACGGTCCAAGTCTCCAACTACGACGTCAACGTCATGTCCTGGTCCAGGCACACCACCAACCTGCTCGCCTCCGGAGCCGACGACGGAACCTGGGCTGTCTGGGATCTTAGACAATGGAAGGGCAATGACAGCAAGCCCCAGCCAGTGGCCAGCTTCAACTACCACAAGGAGCAAATTTGCAGTATCGAGTGGCATCCCACGGACGATTCTATTATTGcgctggctgcggctgataACACCGTTACGCTGTGGGATCTGGCTGTCGAgctggacgacgaggagagcaAGGACACTGCTGGCGTCAAGGACGTGCCGCCTCAGCTGCTGTTTGTTCACTACCTCAAGGATGTCAGGGAGGTGCACTGGCACCCGCAGATTCCGGGCAGCTTGATTGCTACCGGTGAGGAATTCAGCGTGTTCCGGACTATCAGTGTTTAA
- a CDS encoding uncharacterized protein (EggNog:ENOG41): MAGVSRSEYYRNQFNPEPSAGMAAYAATSLFQPHHARQAIRDAHKKKIPPLLGYYCGLGSQKITRWVAPLNFDVVWVDWEHSSMNVETMTTIVHEAIFMSHGKTIPFVRVPGHDHAAIGYALDAGASLVIPQVESVEQAKHVVSAAKFGSKQNGSRSAPPFRLFPGVTDRPFEEGRDIFEALNHQAAIMIQIESLAGINNLDAILTEVPDIDMVWLGTLDCRVEMNMPSNMGMGGTEPEWLEARQKFFDVLDKHDKPYGGFAFPNPPFGGEESFKKAAERMSFIMAAADTLALAGMGEILKMSREYVAPMVKKEEAVPTRKVVNGEKGNVPQPTLKA, encoded by the exons ATGGCAGGAGTTTCACGCTCAGAATACTACCGTAACCAGTTCAACCCGGAACCATCGGCAGGCATGGCTGCTTATGCCGCGACCTCCCTCTTCCAACCTCACCACGCTCGCCAAGCCATTCGCGATGctcacaagaagaagattcccCCGTTGTTGGGCTACTACTGCGGTCTTGGCTCTCAGAAAATCACGCGCTGGGTAGCACCTCTAAACTTTGACGTCGTTTGGGTCGATTGGGAACACAGCAGCATGAACGTCGAGACAATGACGACCATAGTCCACGAGGCCATTTTCATGAGCCACGGAAAGACAATTCCGTTTGTCAGAGTGCCAGGACATGACCATGCAGCTATTGGATATGCGCTAGATGCGGGTGCCAGTCTCGTTATTCCTCAG GTTGAGAGCGTTGAGCAGGCCAAACACGTCGTATCGGCAGCCAAGTTCGGATCAAAGCAAAACGGTAGCCGCTCTGCGCCTCCATTCCGATTGTTTCCCGGTGTTACAGATCGGCCATTCGAGGAAGGCAGAGATATCTTTGAAGCTCTCAACCACCAAGCAGCCATCATGATCCAGATTGAGTCGCTAGCAG GCATCAACAACCTCGACGCCATCCTCACCGAGGTGCCTGATATCGACATGGTATGGCTCGGAACCCTCGACTGTCGTGTTGAGATGAACATGCCAAGCAACATGGGCATGGGCGGTACAGAGCCCGAATGGTTAGAGGCCCGACAGAAGTTCTTTGATGTTTTAGACAAGCACGACAAGCCCTATGGCGGCTTTGCCTTCCCCAACCCTCCCTTTGGCGGCGAAGAATCGTTCAAGAAGGCTGCAGAGCGCATGTCATTCATTATGGCGGCAGCGGATacattggcgttggcaggAATGGGCGAGATCCTGAAGATGTCGAGAGAGTATGTGGCGCCgatggtgaagaaggaagaggcggTTCCCACCCGCAAAGTCGTCAATGGTGAGAAAGGAAATGTTCCGCAGCCCACGTTGAAGGCGTGA